The following DNA comes from Curtobacterium sp. 9128.
GGTCGCCATGCGCTCGATCCTAGGCTGGGCCCGTGTCCGTCCCCGACCTCGCGCCCGCACTGGTTCCCGAACTGCTCGTCTCCGACCTCGATGCGAGCCTTGCGTTCTGGGTCGACCGCTGCGGCTTCACCGTGTCGTACGACCGGCCGGACGAACGCTTCGCGTACATCGTGCTCGGTTCGGCGCACCTGATGCTCGAGCAGGCCGGGGTGGGGCGGAACTGGGTGACCGGGCCACTGGAACAGCCATTCGGCCGCGGGATCAACTTCCAGATCACCGTCCCTGACAGCGACGTGATCGCCTCGGAGTTGCGGGCGGGCGGCGTCGCCCTCTTCATGAAGCCGGAGACCAAGTGGTACCGGGTCGACGGGGCCGAGGAAGCCGGCGTCCGGCAGTTCCTGGTCACCGATCCGGACGGGTACCTCATCCGGTTTCAGTCGTCCGTGGGCCGACGCCCCGTCTGACCCGGGATGATGGTCGGGTGCTCGTCTCGATCGTCTACATGAGTCGCGCCGTCGAGGAGTTCGACGACGCGGCGATGACTGCGCTGCTCCGGGAGGCTCGGCTCCACAACGAGGCGCTCGGCGTCTCCGGGCTGCTCG
Coding sequences within:
- a CDS encoding VOC family protein, which gives rise to MSVPDLAPALVPELLVSDLDASLAFWVDRCGFTVSYDRPDERFAYIVLGSAHLMLEQAGVGRNWVTGPLEQPFGRGINFQITVPDSDVIASELRAGGVALFMKPETKWYRVDGAEEAGVRQFLVTDPDGYLIRFQSSVGRRPV